One stretch of Myxocyprinus asiaticus isolate MX2 ecotype Aquarium Trade chromosome 23, UBuf_Myxa_2, whole genome shotgun sequence DNA includes these proteins:
- the LOC127413967 gene encoding inhibitor of nuclear factor kappa-B kinase subunit alpha, with product MEKPPFRQNQVCGSWLMKERLGTGGFGHVYLYQNQETSEKIAVKLCRLELNSKNKDRWSREIQIMKRLKHLNVVTAKDVPEEMLHIALNDLPLLAMEYCSKGDLRKLLSKPENCCGLKESEALALLNDVGSGIQYLHENKIIHRDLKPENIVLQDINGKLVHKIIDLGYAKDLDQGSLCTSFVGTLQYLAPELFEGKSYTVTVDYWSFGTMIFECCCGFRPFLHNLQPVQWTSKVRNKGPKDIMAVEDMNGEVRFSTHLPYPNNLSRTLLKPLEGLLQLMLKWDPVQRGGGVIPDTKQPQCFALLDQILNMKVVHILNMTTTQVHSFLLSQDEGFHTLQQRIEAETKIDLLNQELLQETGVMLDPRKPAAQCVLDGVRGWDSYIVYLFDKSLTKYSGPLTARTLPDSVNFIVRETKTQLPLSTLKKFWGEAVSYICGLREDYSRLFQGQRAAMLSLLRYNTNLTRYKNMMFSFSQQLKAKLDFFKTSIQYDLEKYSDQMQYGISSEKMLKAWQDNEEKAAAFVQVAEIGHLDEEIMALHSEIVELQRSPYARRQGDVMEQMQERAIELYRQLKAKCKMPDPQHGYSDSSDMVKVIVQTVQNQDRVLRDLYAHLSKIILSKQKIIDLFPKIEKTLESIKEADSTVMQMQIKRQREFWHLLKIACAQNTTRSSVSQSGEMPSSLSTWNQTQAQCSSRLPMSLQVPHEGQSVNHLLEENQRYLSQLTSLLQETTEKESESIMAQDWNWTKYESLVAKSQRL from the exons ATGGAGAAACCTCCTTTCCGACAGAATCAGGTGTGTGGGTCTTGGCTTATGAAGGAGAGGCTGGGGACAGGAGGATTTGGCCATGTCTACCTGTATCAGAATCAG GAAACTTCAGAAAAAATTGCTGTGAAGCTCTGTCGCCTTGAACTCAACTCAAAAAACAAAGACAGATGGAGTCGAGAGATCCAGATTATGAAAAG GCTAAAGCACCTTAATGTGGTTACAGCAAAGGATGTGCCTGAGGAGATGTTGCACATTGCCTTGAATGATTTACCGCTTTTAGCCATGGAATACTGTTCTAAGGGAGACCTTCGTAAG TTACTAAGCAAACCAGAAAATTGCTGTGGATTGAAAGAGAGTGAGGCGTTGGCTTTACTCAATGATGTTG GTTCTGGAATCCAATACCTCCATGAAAATAAGATAATTCACAGAGATCTGAAGCCGGAGAATATTGTGCTGCAAGATATCAATGGAAAG CTTGTCCACAAAATAATAGACCTTGGCTATGCCAAAGACCTGGACCAGGGGAGCCTATGCACTTCATTTGTGGGGACTTTGCAGTATCTG GCTCCAGAGCTGTTTGAAGGCAAATCGTACACGGTCACTGTGGACTATTGGAGCTTCGGCACCATGATCTTTGAGTGCTGCTGTGGATTTCGGCCGTTTCTTCACAATCTCCAGCCTGTGCAGTG GACAAGCAAAGTGCGAAACAAAGGCCCTAAGGACATAATGGCTGTAGAAGATATGAATGGAGAGGTCCGATTTTCCACCCACCTTCCATACCCCAACAATCTGAGCAG GACACTATTGAAGCCTTTGGAGGGGCTGCTACAGCTCATGCTGAAGTGGGACCCTGTCCAGAGAGGAGGAGGAGTAATTCCAGACACAAAACAGCCCCAGTGCTTCGCTCTTCTTGATCAAATACTGAACATGAAG GTTGTGCACATCTTGAACATGACGACGACACAGGTTCACTCATTTTTGCTTAGCCAAGATGAAGGCTTCCATACCCTGCAGCAGAGGATTGAGGCAGAGACCAAAATCGACCTTTTGAATCAAGAGCTTCTGCAGGAAACAGGAGTTATGTTAGATCCCAGAAAGCCTGCTGCACAGTGTGTACTCGATGGAGTA AGAGGATGGGACAGCTACATCGTATATCTGTTTGATAAGAGCTTGACCAAGTACTCTGGACCTCTAACAGCTAGAACACTTCCTGATAGTGTGAACTTTATTG TGCGGGAAACCAAAACTCAGCTTCCTCTGAGCACCCTCAAAAAGTTTTGGGGCGAAGCAGTTAGCTACATATGTGGCCTCAGAGAGGACTACAGCCGCCTCTTCCAGGGCCAACGTGCAGCCAT GTTGAGCCTTCTCCGCTACAACACCAATCTTACAAGATACAAGAACATGATGTTTTCATTTTCTCAGCAGTTGAAAGCTAAACTTGATTTTTTTAAGACCAGCATACAGTATGATTTGGAGAAATACAGTGATCAGATGCAGTATGGCATAT cctCTGAAAAGATGCTGAAGGCTTGGCAGGACAATGAAGAGAAGGCTGCTGCATTTGTACAG GTGGCAGAGATTGGTCACCTAGATGAGGAAATAATGGCTTTGCACTCAGAAATTGTTGAGCTTCAGAGAAGTCCTTATGCTCGTCGTCAAGGAGATGTCATGGAGCAAAT GCAGGAGAGAGCAATTGAACTGTACAGACAGTTGAAGGCAAAATGCAAAA TGCCAGACCCCCAGCATGGCTACAGTGACAGCTCTGACATGGTGAAGGTCATTGTACAGACTGTCCAGAATCAAGACAGGGTGTTGAGGGATCTATATGCACATCTCAG TAAAATTATTCTGAGCAAGCAGAAGATTATTGACCTGTTCCCTAAAATCGAGAAGACGCTGGAGAGCATTAAGGAGGCAGACAGCACTGTCATGCAGATGCAGatcaagagacagagagagttctGGCACTTACTGAAGATTGCCTGT GCACAAAATACCACACGAAGCTCTGTGAGCCAGAGTGGGGAAATGCCCTCCTCACTGTCAACATGGAACCAGACTCAAGCCCAGTGTTCCTCTCGCCTACCCATGTCACTGCAAGTGCCACACGAGGG TCAATCAGTCAATCATTTACTGGAGGAGAACCAGCGCTACTTGAGCCAGCTTACCAGTTTACTGCAAGAAACAACAGAGAAGGAATCAGAAAGCATAATG GCTCAAGACTGGAACTGGACTAAATATGAATCCCTGGTTGCTAAATCACAGCGTTTGTAG